Proteins found in one Zea mays cultivar B73 chromosome 1, Zm-B73-REFERENCE-NAM-5.0, whole genome shotgun sequence genomic segment:
- the LOC103634230 gene encoding cytosolic enolase 3 isoform X2, whose amino-acid sequence MSVQEYLGKHLLSRKSEEALNTAVRAKAPNPALFIVGHMRREAPTVITRVRARQILDGRSAPAVEVELHTNKAVHRASTASVGALEGAAADAAGASERRKFLARGVAYAVRVINDKVSEALVGMDPQQQTQIDQAIMHLTGRATRFHSTSI is encoded by the exons ATGTCAGTGCAGGAGTACCTGGGGAAGCACCTGCTCTCGCGCAAGAGCGAGGAGGCCCTGAATACGGCGGTCCGCGCCAAGGCCCCTAACCCGGCGCTTTTCATCGTCGGCCACATGAGGCGGGAGGCGCCCACCGTGATCACGAGGGTGCGGGCGCGCCAGATCCTTGACGGGCGTAGCGCACCGGCCGTTGAGGTCGAGTTGCACACCAACAAGGCCGTGCACCGAGCATCTACGGCTAGCGTGGGCGCGCTCGAgggcgccgccgccgacgcggcCGGGGCCTCCGAGAGGCGGAAGTTCCTCGCCAGGGGGGTCGCCTACGCGGTgcgggtgatcaacgacaaggtgtCGGAGGCACTCGTTGGGATGGATCCGCAGCAGCAGACGCAGATCGACCAGGCCATCATGCACTTGACAGGGCGCGCCACAAG GTTCCACTCTACAAGCATATAG
- the LOC103634230 gene encoding cytosolic enolase 3 isoform X1 — protein MSVQEYLGKHLLSRKSEEALNTAVRAKAPNPALFIVGHMRREAPTVITRVRARQILDGRSAPAVEVELHTNKAVHRASTASVGALEGAAADAAGASERRKFLARGVAYAVRVINDKVSEALVGMDPQQQTQIDQAIMHLTGRATRLSLEQILCLECQLQLAKLVLLKKRFHSTSI, from the exons ATGTCAGTGCAGGAGTACCTGGGGAAGCACCTGCTCTCGCGCAAGAGCGAGGAGGCCCTGAATACGGCGGTCCGCGCCAAGGCCCCTAACCCGGCGCTTTTCATCGTCGGCCACATGAGGCGGGAGGCGCCCACCGTGATCACGAGGGTGCGGGCGCGCCAGATCCTTGACGGGCGTAGCGCACCGGCCGTTGAGGTCGAGTTGCACACCAACAAGGCCGTGCACCGAGCATCTACGGCTAGCGTGGGCGCGCTCGAgggcgccgccgccgacgcggcCGGGGCCTCCGAGAGGCGGAAGTTCCTCGCCAGGGGGGTCGCCTACGCGGTgcgggtgatcaacgacaaggtgtCGGAGGCACTCGTTGGGATGGATCCGCAGCAGCAGACGCAGATCGACCAGGCCATCATGCACTTGACAGGGCGCGCCACAAG GCTGAGTTTGGAGCAAATACTATGCTTGGAGTGTCAATTGCAGCTTGCAAAGCTGGTGCTGCTGAAAAAGAG GTTCCACTCTACAAGCATATAG
- the LOC103634220 gene encoding 17.9 kDa class I heat shock protein: protein MSLIRRSNVFDPFSLDLWDPFEGFPFGSGSSSSLFPSFPRTSSETAAFAGARIDWKETPEAHVFKADVPGLKKEEVKVEVEDGNVLQISGERNKEQEEKTDTWHRVERSSGRFLRRFRLPENAKTEQITAAMENGVLTVTVPKEDAKKPEVKSIQISG, encoded by the coding sequence ATGTCGCTGATCCGCCGCAGCAACGTGTTCGATCCCTTCTCCCTCGACCTCTGGGACCCCTTTGAGGGCTTCCCCTTCGGCTCCGGCAGCAGCAGCAGTCTCTTCCCCTCGTTCCCGCGGACCAGCTCGGAGACCGCGGCCTTCGCTGGCGCGCGGATCGACTGGAAGGAGACTCCAGAGGCGCACGTGTTCAAGGCCGACGTACCGGGGCTGAAGAAGGAGGAGGTCAAGGTGGAGGTCGAGGACGGCAACGTCCTTCAGATCAGCGGCGAACGCAACAAGGAGCAGGAGGAGAAGACGGACACCTGGCACCGCGTGGAGCGGAGCAGCGGGAGGTTCCTGCGCAGGTTCCGACTGCCCGAGAACGCTAAGACGGAGCAGATCACGGCCGCCATGGAGAACGGCGTGCTTACAGTCACTGTGCCGAAGGAGGACGCCAAGAAGCCTGAAGTGAAGTCCATTCAGATCTCCGGCTAG